A region from the Aegilops tauschii subsp. strangulata cultivar AL8/78 chromosome 5, Aet v6.0, whole genome shotgun sequence genome encodes:
- the LOC109764871 gene encoding uncharacterized protein: MRQHAPAYTPEAASASATGGAGERHSLPALQAKMKRDPEGYETELRQLQRHFESSVFLFRQQAALSSSSSGGGGGETAKELGDLALFLAHVAPFYPNDLADLPDHIGGLLDTNARALPSGLRVHLVQALILLVNRKIVDLEDTMELFMELQVIGDRAVKKLAFSHIVHSIRRMNQKHKNEAKNRKLQGILFKLVQGEEESRAKRAFTILCDLHRRRVWFDDRTANAICDACFHPSSRLMTAAISLLIGYENVEQEDDSDASSEDEASQNPNIILSKEDVYKANHKGTSASKKKKKAKLERVVRSMKRQQRKSNEESGSNYYSPLTYLKDPQGFAEKLFSRLQKCNERFEVRMMMLKVIARTIGLHHLVLLNFYPYLQRYVQPHQRDVTTLLAAAVQACHEMVPPDAVEPLFKQIVNQFVHDRSRPEAIAVGLNVVREICMRIPLMMNEDLLQDLVLYKKSHEKAVSIAARSLITLFREICPSLLVKKDRGRPIDPTARPKAFGETTIASDVPGAELLDEEMSPEGGSDDESDAFDSDDDEVLPSASGTRQSLESLSNKLDASEDHEDEVSGEQDDAEELDEDDSDDDMDELDDDSDVDGDTDASAEDEDEELNDDSENEDSDQEVEDSDEEDKSKGSGSKVQKRKLSDYIGQLDAADASLRALKKLAGAKKAEASTDEAGRIFGDEDFKRIKELKAKKAAKLALVQHGLSKGDTRSVTFKLPSTDELSLKRVDPSELAAHVKRKMTKEERLEMVKAGREDRGKYQARAAIKQKKTGGSSNKQKQHQKRMPLAAKRAKAARSRQEKKTKAKHSGKQFRGRKAWK; encoded by the exons ATGCGCCAGCACGCCCCCGCCTACACGCCGGAGGCGGCCTCCGCGTCGGCCACGGGCGGCGCGGGCGAGCGGCACAGCTTGCCGGCGCTGCAGGCCAAGATGAAGCGCGACCCGGAGGGGTACGAGACGGAGCTCCGCCAGCTGCAGCGCCACTTCGAGTCCTCGGTGTTCCTCTTCCGGCAGCAGGCGGCgctgtcgtcctcctcctcgggcggcggcggcggggagacgGCCAAGGAGCTCGGCGACCTCGCGCTCTTCCTCGCCCACGTCGCGCCCTTCTACCCCAACGACCTCGCCGACCTGCCCGACCACATCGGGGGCCTGCTCGACACCAACGCCCGCGCGCTGCCGTCCGGCCTCCGGGTGCACCTCGTGCAGGCGCTCATACTGCTGGTCAATCGGAAG ATTGTTGATCTGGAAGACACCATGGAGTTATTTATGGAGCTCCAAGTCATTGGAGATCGAGCAGTAAAAAAGCTTGCATTTTCACATATTGTACACAGCATCAGAAGGATGAATCAGAAGCACAAGAATGAAGCCAAGAATCGTAAACTGCAAGGCATCCTTTTTAAATTAGTACAG GGCGAGGAAGAGTCGAGAGCAAAGAGGGCTTTTACTATCCTATGTGATCTTCACCGTCGAAGGGTCTGGTTTGATGACCGCACAGCAAATGCTATATGCGATGCTTGTTTCCATCCCTCTTCGAG GCTTATGACAGCTGCTATTTCATTACTCATTGGGTATGAAAATGTTGAGCAAGAGGATGATAGTGATGCCAGTAGTGAAGATGAAGCAAGTCAAAACCCAAATATTATACTTAGTAAAGAAGATGTCTACAAG GCAAATCACAAGGGTACCTCTGCTAGTAAGAAAAAGAAGAAAGCTAAATTGGAGCGTGTAGTTCGTAGTATGAAAAGGCAACAACGTAAATCCAATGAGGAGAGTGGTTCCAATTACTATTCGCCCCTTACGTATTTAAAGGATCCCCAG GGTTTTGCAGAGAAACTCTTCTCTCGGCTACAGAAATGCAATGAACGATTTGAG GTAAGGATGATGATGTTGAAGGTCATAGCAAGGACTATTGGCCTGCATCACTTGGTTTTGTTGAACTTCTATCCATATCTTCAAAGATATGTTCAA CCTCACCAACGAGATGTGACTACTCTACTTGCTGCAGCAGTACAGGCTTGCCATGAGATG GTGCCTCCTGATGCTGTTGAACCGCTGTTCAAGCAGATAGTAAATCAATTTGTGCATGATCGTTCCCGTCCGGAG GCTATTGCTGTTGGCCTGAATGTTGTGAGAGAGATCTGCATGCGAATTCCTTTG ATGATGAATGAGGATCTACTCCAAGACCTTGTTTTATATAAGAAGTCCCACGAGAAAGCTGTTTCTATTGCCGCTCGCTCACTTATCACATTATTCAGGGAG ATCTGTCCTTCATTGTTAGTCAAGAAAGATCGTGGCCGTCCTATTGATCCAACTGCTCGGCCAAAAGCATTTGGAGAAACCACTATTGCTAGTGATGTGCCTGGAGCTGAGTTGCTAGATGAAGAGATGTCACCAGAGGGGGGTTCAGACGATGAGTCTGATGCTTTTGATTCTGATGACGATGAAGTGTTGCCATCTGCGAGTGGTACCCGGCAAAGTTTGGAGAGTTTATCAAACAAGCTTGATGCTAGTGAAGATCATGAAGATGAAGTATCTGGGGAACAAGATGATGCAGAGGAACTAGACGAGGATGATAGTGATGACGATATGGATGAACTAGATGACGACTCTGACGTGGATGGTGATACTGATGCGTCTGCTGAGGATGAAGATGAGGAGCTCAATGACGATTCAGAGAATGAAGACTCAGACCAGGAGGTTGAAGACAGTGATGAGGAGGATAAATCAAAGGGCAGCGGTTCCAAGGTGCAGAAGAGAAAGTTAAGTGATTATATTGGACAACTTGATGCTGCAGATGCAAGCCTTCGAGCTCTGAAGAAGTTAGCAGGAGCTAAGAAGGCTGAAGCCTCAACAGATGAAGCTGGCAGAATTTTCGGCGATGAAGATTTTAAGCGCATAAAAGAGCTCAAG GCAAAGAAAGCAGCAAAGTTGGCTTTGGTTCAACATGGGCTTAGCAAGGGTGACACAAGATCAGTGACCTTCAAACTTCCTTCTACTGATGAGCTTAGCTTGAAGCGCGTTGATCCATCGGAGCTCGCG GCTCACGTCAAGAGAAAGATGACCAAGGAAGAGAGATTAGAGATGGTGAAAGCTGGAAGGGAGGATAGAGGAAAATACCAAGCAAGAGCAGCTATTAAACAGAAAAAG ACGGGTGGCTCGAGCAATAAGCAGAAACAGCACCAGAAGAGGATGCCTCTGGCGGCAAAGAGAGCAAAGGCAGCGCGTTCTCGCCAGGAGAAGAAGACCAAAGCGAAGCACTCAGGAAAGCAGTTCAGGGGACGGAAGGCCTGGAAATAA